One region of Marispirochaeta aestuarii genomic DNA includes:
- a CDS encoding M48 family metallopeptidase, with amino-acid sequence MAVVRGPGFEYELIRRPGQKRINIRISQAGKVTVSAPRELSAVQIASGVAAKRNWVLKHLNRLQANREQHDPLQRLLLRGIPYRVVLKKGRRKRGGVEIEDKVLYVDTLDGSEESSLAVMEKWLIKLAKDEIEKRALEISRITDIGFKRVFFRNQRTRWGSSSGLGNISLNWRIIMIPPAVRDYLIIHELCHQRQLNHSPAYWRLVKHYFPEYRKAEAWLKTNRGIMGLFRE; translated from the coding sequence GTGGCTGTTGTACGGGGACCGGGATTTGAGTACGAGCTTATACGTCGTCCCGGACAGAAGCGGATAAACATACGAATTTCACAGGCAGGCAAGGTAACAGTCTCCGCTCCACGGGAGCTGTCTGCTGTCCAGATAGCCTCCGGCGTGGCTGCCAAACGCAACTGGGTATTGAAGCACCTCAACAGGCTGCAGGCAAACCGGGAACAGCACGATCCTCTGCAACGGCTGCTTTTACGGGGCATCCCGTACAGGGTCGTTTTAAAAAAGGGACGCCGCAAACGAGGCGGAGTCGAAATAGAAGACAAGGTTCTGTATGTCGATACCCTGGACGGCAGCGAAGAATCCTCCCTGGCGGTCATGGAAAAATGGCTGATAAAGCTGGCAAAAGACGAGATCGAAAAGAGGGCCCTGGAGATTTCCCGAATAACCGATATCGGCTTCAAGAGAGTCTTTTTCCGGAACCAGAGGACCCGATGGGGAAGCTCCTCGGGACTGGGAAACATCTCCCTGAACTGGAGAATCATCATGATTCCCCCTGCGGTCAGGGATTATCTGATAATCCATGAACTCTGCCACCAGCGCCAGCTGAACCACTCACCCGCTTACTGGCGTCTGGTAAAACACTACTTTCCCGAATACAGGAAAGCCGAAGCCTGGCTCAAGACCAACCGGGGGATCATGGGCCTGTTCCGGGAATGA
- a CDS encoding sensor histidine kinase, translating into MTPQEPHDSDLLPNKPKLSSRSTFRLAASLVTAIAVIVILNLTFALHLQTSMIDMRKQEIKRLVVLSLNVVEPILKRLEAGEIERDEAIRQVRKILRSLVYDDPATKNYIFMSTYDGIFLVQPFEPEMEGTNQWNMQDVNGKYTIRELVKTARQGEGYVEYYYPTPDRRIPEKKISYVVGVDSLNSYIGTGLYINDINIILLRHFRSGALGIIGVLLGFTAILVLLFRPYYKAYNFLLHQFSRIAENPDRIETSIPSHIRDHSEVRILLYNFRSMLIHLRNSRDQIETSLKEKEVLLKEVHHRVKNNLQIISSLLNLQSSELQPGQQHILQDSVVRIRAMALVHESIYAGETLHSIDMAEYVRQLSASILQLYISDSIHPKIEIRMEGLYLSLDQAVVCGLILTELLTNALKHAFDDPRNGKISVTALTEDTRVLLSVGDNGKGMDPSLLENPNGSLGLTLIQALTQQIEGSLSLETGNGTVFTVSFPRSKIAGRKNPEDGQSPPSVV; encoded by the coding sequence ATGACACCCCAGGAACCCCATGATTCCGATCTCCTCCCGAACAAACCGAAGCTGAGTTCCCGCAGTACCTTTCGCCTGGCTGCCTCCCTGGTCACAGCTATCGCGGTAATAGTGATCCTCAACCTGACTTTCGCACTGCACCTGCAGACCAGCATGATCGATATGCGCAAGCAGGAGATAAAAAGGCTGGTGGTACTGAGTCTCAATGTGGTGGAGCCGATTCTCAAGCGCCTTGAGGCCGGTGAAATTGAGCGTGACGAGGCGATACGTCAGGTCCGTAAAATACTCCGGTCCCTGGTCTATGACGATCCTGCAACCAAGAACTACATCTTCATGAGTACCTACGACGGCATCTTCCTGGTCCAGCCCTTCGAACCGGAAATGGAGGGAACAAACCAGTGGAACATGCAGGACGTAAACGGAAAATACACCATTCGGGAACTGGTTAAAACCGCCAGACAGGGGGAAGGCTACGTGGAGTATTACTACCCCACACCGGACCGCAGGATCCCCGAGAAGAAGATATCCTATGTGGTGGGAGTCGACTCTCTCAACAGCTACATCGGCACCGGGCTCTACATAAACGATATCAACATTATTCTGCTTCGCCATTTCCGCAGCGGGGCTCTGGGAATAATCGGCGTACTCCTGGGTTTTACAGCGATCCTGGTTCTGCTCTTCCGCCCCTACTACAAGGCATACAACTTTCTTCTTCATCAGTTTTCCAGAATAGCTGAAAATCCCGACAGAATAGAAACCAGTATTCCAAGCCATATCAGGGACCATTCAGAAGTCAGAATCCTCCTGTACAACTTCAGAAGCATGCTGATTCACCTGCGTAATTCCAGGGATCAGATCGAGACATCCCTCAAGGAGAAGGAGGTCCTGCTCAAGGAGGTGCATCACCGGGTCAAGAACAACCTGCAGATCATCTCATCCCTGCTGAATCTCCAGTCCTCCGAACTTCAACCGGGGCAGCAGCATATTCTCCAGGACAGCGTTGTACGCATACGGGCCATGGCCCTGGTCCATGAATCCATCTACGCGGGGGAGACACTCCATTCCATCGATATGGCTGAGTACGTACGGCAGCTTTCCGCCTCCATACTTCAACTATACATATCCGACAGCATACACCCAAAAATCGAGATCCGTATGGAGGGGCTCTACCTGAGCCTCGATCAGGCCGTGGTGTGCGGACTTATTCTGACAGAGCTGCTTACCAATGCCCTGAAGCATGCCTTTGATGATCCCCGGAACGGCAAAATAAGCGTTACAGCCTTGACGGAAGACACGCGGGTACTCCTGTCGGTCGGAGATAACGGAAAAGGAATGGACCCTTCCCTCCTGGAAAACCCAAACGGATCCCTGGGACTCACCCTCATCCAGGCCCTGACCCAGCAGATCGAAGGCTCCCTGAGCCTCGAAACCGGAAATGGAACCGTTTTTACCGTCAGTTTCCCCAGAAGCAAGATCGCCGGAAGAAAAAATCCGGAAGATGGACAGAGTCCGCCTTCCGTGGTATAG
- a CDS encoding B12-binding domain-containing radical SAM protein, with protein sequence MKEKPRALLINPPVYDFALYDLFLKPYGLFRLAAALRKGGYETVYLNALDYREPFSEAVAGPAKRKSDGTGKFFRIPREMPSILQEYLPEGLNRRFARYGILPEVMQQKMREARPDIAFLSTGMTYWYKGAAEAGNMFKSLFPGVPLIAGGVYASLMPEHCRTHTRADTVLSRLDGETLDLLLRKAGLTPAGIAGPLPDPLTDLEYWDDAGVVRLNEGCPYRCDYCASGALHGGFTAGDPEKSFSQFRQLYEAGLRNFAFYDDALLVNSESVFIPFLEKILAEGMTPSFYTPNAVHLNRIDPDTARLMKRAGFRELRLGYESSSSDFHESHGSKYREGSFTAAVEALRRGGFKPRQIAVYILAGLPDQRSDEVETSVREARAGGVRIHIAEFSPVPGSPLWSSCTERSRFPLAEEPLFHNNTFFPMEWEGFNRNQLSSIKQEAATWNRNILTKLV encoded by the coding sequence ATGAAGGAAAAACCCCGTGCCCTGTTGATAAACCCGCCGGTCTACGACTTTGCCCTCTATGACCTTTTTCTCAAGCCCTACGGACTGTTCCGCCTGGCCGCGGCCCTGAGAAAGGGTGGCTACGAGACAGTATACCTGAACGCCCTGGATTACAGAGAACCCTTCAGCGAGGCGGTTGCGGGTCCGGCGAAGAGAAAAAGCGACGGTACCGGCAAATTCTTCCGCATTCCCCGGGAGATGCCCTCGATACTGCAGGAGTACCTGCCCGAAGGTCTCAACCGGCGCTTTGCCCGCTACGGGATTCTTCCGGAGGTCATGCAGCAGAAGATGCGTGAAGCCCGGCCGGATATCGCATTTCTGAGCACGGGGATGACATACTGGTACAAGGGAGCTGCAGAAGCAGGAAATATGTTTAAATCCCTTTTTCCCGGGGTTCCCCTCATTGCAGGGGGTGTATACGCCTCCCTGATGCCTGAACACTGCCGAACCCATACCCGGGCGGATACGGTCCTTTCCCGGCTGGACGGCGAGACCCTCGACCTGCTTCTGCGGAAGGCGGGTCTGACACCGGCGGGAATCGCGGGTCCCCTTCCTGATCCGCTGACGGACCTGGAATACTGGGATGACGCGGGGGTAGTGAGACTGAACGAGGGCTGCCCGTACCGCTGCGACTACTGCGCCTCCGGGGCCCTTCATGGAGGCTTTACAGCGGGAGATCCGGAGAAGAGCTTCTCACAGTTCAGGCAGCTCTACGAAGCCGGGCTGAGGAATTTCGCATTCTACGACGATGCGCTTCTGGTCAACAGCGAAAGTGTATTTATTCCCTTCCTTGAGAAAATACTGGCTGAAGGGATGACCCCGTCGTTTTATACCCCCAACGCGGTGCATCTGAACAGGATAGACCCGGATACAGCCCGGCTGATGAAGCGCGCCGGCTTCAGGGAACTCAGGCTGGGCTATGAAAGTTCATCCTCTGATTTTCACGAATCCCACGGAAGCAAGTACCGGGAAGGGAGCTTTACCGCCGCGGTGGAAGCACTGCGCCGGGGAGGATTTAAGCCCCGGCAGATAGCGGTATACATCCTTGCCGGACTGCCGGACCAGAGAAGCGATGAGGTGGAAACTTCGGTCCGGGAAGCCCGGGCAGGCGGAGTCCGTATCCATATCGCCGAATTCTCCCCCGTCCCGGGAAGCCCCCTGTGGAGCAGCTGTACCGAAAGGAGCCGTTTTCCCCTGGCGGAGGAACCCCTTTTCCACAACAACACATTCTTTCCCATGGAGTGGGAGGGGTTCAACAGAAATCAGCTCTCATCGATAAAGCAGGAGGCGGCCACCTGGAATCGGAACATCCTTACCAAGCTTGTATGA
- a CDS encoding methyl-accepting chemotaxis protein: MTGLLDFLRRRKEPIDFSGGGEVNCLECRRIEAEGIIAFFQRLSGGRLDLTSELPENDPLAATLNGHVSSLERFFASLMENLVQVSGSGRYLEQRVGKLSRQADTQTHSVRGITRETDRLNEEIHALAERVSGFAGLTQDSFNAASEGYSLNGEFQMRLENLKAGMLRTIGAVNRLTGLLDSVKSLTEIIDESAESLHLISINTAIEAARAGDRGFGVIATELRALARRAGESVREVDRIVKSVHEEIKAVDGAIEDSASVMDILIGDSERVGESFAGINDFARKVEEEGVSIAAEILKQREGLGSVAAGVQVIFRASEEIQGEAENTGAVATQLKTIVGTILEKTGSLRLRRHKRAVELVYAMDNRGRQVSSNIVSDKYKGSVREQGFGEDRSQKEYFSSLQGGEGVYVSDIYLSDASGRLCITVSGSTLNRKGDRLAVALDLNLEGLLRV, translated from the coding sequence ATGACTGGATTACTGGATTTCCTGCGAAGACGGAAAGAGCCGATCGATTTTTCCGGGGGAGGGGAGGTGAACTGTCTGGAGTGCAGGAGAATCGAAGCGGAGGGAATTATCGCGTTTTTTCAGCGATTATCCGGCGGAAGACTTGATTTGACATCCGAACTTCCGGAAAACGATCCCCTTGCAGCGACGCTTAACGGACATGTCTCTTCCCTGGAACGCTTTTTCGCTTCCCTTATGGAAAACCTCGTTCAGGTAAGCGGTTCCGGCAGGTATCTGGAGCAACGGGTGGGAAAACTGTCCCGCCAGGCGGATACCCAGACCCACTCGGTGCGGGGGATCACCCGGGAGACGGACAGACTGAACGAAGAGATCCATGCCCTGGCGGAACGGGTTTCCGGGTTTGCGGGACTTACGCAGGATTCCTTTAATGCTGCATCCGAAGGCTATTCCCTGAACGGTGAGTTCCAGATGAGACTGGAAAATCTGAAAGCCGGTATGCTTCGTACTATTGGAGCTGTGAACAGACTGACCGGTCTGCTGGACTCTGTAAAGTCCCTCACGGAAATTATCGATGAATCGGCGGAGTCGCTTCATCTGATATCCATAAACACAGCCATCGAGGCCGCCAGAGCCGGCGACCGGGGCTTCGGGGTGATAGCGACGGAACTGCGGGCTCTGGCCCGGCGCGCGGGCGAATCGGTCCGCGAGGTGGACCGTATTGTAAAATCCGTTCATGAAGAGATAAAGGCGGTCGACGGGGCAATAGAGGATTCCGCTTCTGTCATGGATATCCTGATCGGCGACTCCGAAAGGGTGGGAGAGTCCTTCGCCGGAATCAATGATTTCGCCCGCAAAGTGGAGGAGGAGGGGGTTTCCATAGCAGCTGAAATCCTGAAGCAGCGGGAAGGACTGGGATCTGTGGCCGCCGGGGTGCAGGTTATATTCCGGGCCAGTGAGGAGATTCAGGGGGAGGCGGAGAATACCGGAGCCGTGGCGACCCAGCTGAAAACCATTGTGGGGACAATTCTCGAGAAGACCGGGAGTCTTCGGCTCAGGCGGCATAAACGGGCAGTGGAGCTGGTTTATGCCATGGACAACCGGGGCAGGCAGGTGAGCTCGAATATTGTGAGCGATAAATATAAGGGCTCCGTGCGGGAACAGGGTTTTGGCGAGGACCGTTCACAGAAAGAGTATTTTTCGTCCCTTCAAGGGGGAGAAGGGGTCTATGTTTCGGATATCTATCTCTCCGATGCCAGCGGCAGGCTCTGTATAACCGTATCGGGATCGACCCTGAACCGGAAGGGCGACAGGCTCGCCGTCGCCCTGGACCTCAACCTCGAAGGCCTGCTGCGGGTCTGA
- the nifA gene encoding nif-specific transcriptional activator NifA — protein sequence MDEDRQHYRRKIKELQLLFEISRILDGSIDLKDVINPVLRSMAENMGMLRGTITLLNRKTREIGIEASYGLSVQQQERGKYKIGEGITGKVVERGEPMIIPNINNDTQFLNKTGARNELQKKDVSFIIVPIKIGNETIGTLSVDRLFAINISLEEDLRLLSIIGSMIAQAVKLRRSIQEERQRLMEENSRLQQELEERFRPANIIGNSRAMQEVFDLIAQVSKSEATVLIRGESGTGKELVAHAIHYNSLRAERPFIKVNCAALPETVIESELFGHEKGAFTGAIQTRKGRFEQADGGTIFLDEIGDLSPTTQVKLLRVLQEREFERVGGNSTIHCNVRIVAATNRNLEDLMGLGNFREDLYYRLNVFPIHIPPLRDRQSDITLLADYFIEKYSEKNHKHIKRISTSAIELLMSYHWPGNVRELENCIERAVLLAAEDVIHGHHLPPSLQSAESTSTTLSSTLPEALDKLERELLMDALKSTRGNMAKAARHLGISERIMGLRVKKHEVDPLHFRRG from the coding sequence ATGGATGAAGACAGGCAACATTATCGCAGAAAGATAAAAGAGCTTCAGTTACTCTTTGAAATCAGCCGTATTCTAGACGGCAGCATCGATCTCAAGGATGTCATTAATCCCGTACTTCGTTCAATGGCTGAAAATATGGGCATGCTCCGGGGGACAATCACCCTGTTGAACCGCAAGACCCGGGAAATCGGGATAGAAGCCTCCTACGGGCTTTCCGTGCAGCAGCAGGAACGGGGTAAATACAAAATCGGCGAAGGTATTACCGGAAAGGTAGTTGAACGGGGAGAACCGATGATAATCCCCAACATAAACAACGATACCCAGTTTCTCAACAAGACCGGTGCCCGGAATGAACTCCAGAAGAAGGATGTCTCTTTTATTATAGTGCCCATAAAGATCGGCAACGAGACCATTGGAACCCTGAGCGTTGACCGTCTCTTCGCCATAAACATCAGCCTCGAGGAGGATCTGCGTCTTCTGTCGATTATCGGATCCATGATCGCTCAGGCGGTCAAGCTGCGCCGCTCCATCCAGGAGGAACGGCAGAGGCTGATGGAAGAGAACAGCCGGCTCCAGCAGGAACTGGAGGAGCGTTTTCGTCCGGCCAATATCATAGGCAACTCCCGGGCCATGCAGGAGGTCTTCGACCTCATTGCCCAGGTATCGAAAAGCGAAGCAACCGTCCTTATCCGCGGTGAAAGCGGCACCGGAAAAGAGCTTGTCGCCCATGCCATCCACTACAACAGCCTGCGGGCGGAACGGCCCTTTATAAAGGTCAACTGCGCCGCCCTTCCGGAGACGGTCATTGAAAGCGAGCTCTTCGGTCACGAAAAAGGGGCCTTTACCGGGGCGATCCAGACAAGGAAGGGACGCTTTGAACAGGCTGACGGCGGAACCATCTTTCTGGACGAGATCGGGGATCTCTCTCCCACAACCCAGGTCAAGCTCCTGAGGGTACTGCAGGAGAGGGAATTTGAACGGGTAGGAGGCAATTCGACGATTCACTGCAATGTCAGGATCGTAGCCGCCACCAACCGCAACCTGGAGGACCTCATGGGGCTGGGAAACTTCCGGGAGGACCTCTACTACCGGCTGAATGTATTTCCCATTCACATCCCCCCCTTACGGGACCGGCAGTCCGATATAACCCTGCTGGCTGACTATTTTATCGAGAAATACAGCGAAAAGAACCATAAACACATAAAGCGCATATCAACTTCGGCGATAGAACTCCTCATGAGTTACCACTGGCCCGGGAACGTGCGGGAGCTGGAAAACTGCATAGAACGGGCCGTTCTGCTGGCCGCGGAGGACGTAATCCACGGACATCACCTGCCGCCGAGCCTGCAGTCCGCGGAATCCACCAGTACCACCCTGAGTTCAACCCTGCCGGAGGCCCTGGATAAACTGGAGAGGGAGCTCCTTATGGACGCCCTTAAATCCACCAGAGGAAACATGGCCAAGGCGGCCAGACATCTGGGGATTTCAGAGCGCATCATGGGCCTCAGGGTCAAGAAACACGAGGTAGATCCCCTGCACTTCCGGCGGGGGTAA
- the rpmG gene encoding 50S ribosomal protein L33, translated as MAKAKKGAVELVALKCSECNRRNYTTSKNRRNIQGKLEFKKYCRFDRKHTLHVETKVK; from the coding sequence ATGGCAAAGGCAAAGAAAGGCGCTGTTGAGCTGGTAGCGCTTAAGTGCAGTGAATGTAATCGCAGGAACTATACAACCAGCAAGAACCGGCGCAATATTCAGGGCAAGCTCGAATTCAAGAAGTATTGCCGCTTCGATCGCAAGCATACGCTGCACGTCGAAACAAAGGTCAAGTAG
- the secE gene encoding preprotein translocase subunit SecE: MKRLLQFFRDSYAELRKVVWPSREEVGSSTKVVIISTIIFAALLGLFDFIFTVGRDIIF, from the coding sequence ATGAAGAGGCTTCTTCAGTTCTTTCGCGATAGCTATGCTGAACTCAGAAAGGTAGTGTGGCCCAGTAGAGAGGAAGTTGGATCTTCCACGAAGGTGGTAATTATTTCAACGATAATCTTTGCCGCCCTTCTGGGATTATTCGATTTCATCTTTACCGTAGGTCGCGATATAATTTTCTAG
- the nusG gene encoding transcription termination/antitermination protein NusG: protein MAKGWYVLHTYSGYENKVERYIRKLMETPEVGDYVFDIKIPSEEVVEVKDGKKKTINRKFLPGYILLEMDLPDRGWKAVCSHIRRIQGVTGFLGSMTGMKPQPISSEEARAILQKAGDIRSEKVVRNRQSFSVGEAVRITDGPFDTFTGSIEEVNMEKARLKVMVGIFGRSTPVEVSFTQVEKI from the coding sequence ATGGCGAAAGGTTGGTACGTTCTTCATACCTATTCGGGTTACGAGAATAAAGTTGAGCGCTATATCCGCAAGCTTATGGAAACCCCCGAAGTAGGTGATTACGTTTTTGACATCAAGATACCCTCGGAAGAGGTTGTCGAGGTAAAAGACGGAAAAAAGAAGACGATAAACCGCAAATTTCTTCCCGGATACATTCTTCTGGAGATGGATCTGCCTGATCGCGGGTGGAAGGCTGTCTGCTCCCATATCAGGAGAATTCAGGGAGTAACCGGATTCCTGGGTTCCATGACCGGTATGAAGCCGCAGCCCATAAGCTCTGAAGAGGCACGGGCGATACTTCAGAAGGCAGGAGATATCAGGTCCGAGAAGGTCGTACGGAACCGTCAGAGCTTCTCCGTGGGAGAGGCTGTGCGCATAACCGACGGGCCCTTTGACACCTTTACCGGTTCCATTGAAGAGGTGAATATGGAAAAGGCCCGGCTGAAGGTTATGGTCGGTATTTTCGGTCGTTCGACGCCTGTAGAGGTTTCCTTTACCCAGGTAGAAAAGATATAG
- the rplK gene encoding 50S ribosomal protein L11, which produces MAKKKVTAVIKLQVPAGKATPAPPVGPALGPHGVSAPQFVQQFNDRTKNFEPGLTIPVVITVFADRSFSFITKTPPAAVLIKKACNLQSGSAEPHKVKVAKISKAKLKEIAETKMPDLNANDINAAMKIIVGTARSMGVEVEA; this is translated from the coding sequence ATGGCGAAGAAAAAGGTAACCGCAGTTATCAAGCTGCAGGTTCCCGCGGGTAAAGCGACTCCCGCACCGCCTGTCGGACCCGCCCTTGGGCCGCATGGTGTGAGCGCTCCCCAGTTCGTGCAGCAGTTCAATGACCGCACGAAGAACTTTGAACCGGGTCTCACGATTCCGGTTGTCATCACGGTATTTGCCGACCGCAGTTTCAGTTTTATCACAAAAACACCACCTGCTGCGGTTCTCATCAAGAAGGCATGCAATCTTCAGAGCGGATCTGCCGAACCTCACAAGGTAAAGGTTGCGAAGATCTCCAAGGCCAAGCTGAAAGAGATCGCCGAGACGAAGATGCCCGATCTGAATGCCAACGATATCAATGCTGCCATGAAGATTATCGTAGGAACGGCCCGCAGTATGGGCGTCGAAGTGGAAGCGTAG
- the rplA gene encoding 50S ribosomal protein L1: protein MKRGKKYQEALKKYDKQKHYSVEEAVGLLKELSYAKFDETVEVSMRLNLKKSQNVRDTMVLPHQFTEEKKILVFAKGEKAEEAKAAGAAFVGDDDLIEKIRGGWLDFDVAVATPDMMKDVGRLGPILGRRGLMPNPKTQTVTFDIQAALAELKKGRVEFRSDKTGVVHLPVGKVSMDPAQVSENVKAFMDEVGKRKPADIKGDFVKSVAVSSTMGPGVRVEYK from the coding sequence ATGAAACGGGGAAAGAAATATCAGGAAGCGCTGAAAAAATACGATAAGCAGAAGCATTATTCGGTGGAAGAGGCCGTGGGGCTGCTCAAGGAGCTCTCCTACGCCAAATTTGACGAGACCGTGGAGGTTTCCATGCGGCTCAATCTGAAAAAGAGTCAGAATGTGCGGGATACCATGGTTCTGCCTCATCAGTTCACCGAAGAGAAGAAGATTCTGGTTTTTGCGAAGGGCGAAAAAGCAGAAGAGGCCAAAGCTGCCGGCGCCGCTTTTGTCGGCGATGATGACCTGATCGAAAAGATCCGGGGCGGCTGGCTGGATTTTGATGTTGCCGTGGCAACTCCGGATATGATGAAGGATGTCGGGCGCCTCGGTCCGATCCTTGGTCGGCGGGGTCTTATGCCGAATCCGAAAACCCAGACGGTAACCTTCGATATTCAGGCCGCCCTTGCTGAGCTGAAAAAGGGAAGGGTCGAATTCAGGTCGGACAAAACCGGGGTTGTGCATCTTCCTGTGGGAAAGGTTTCCATGGACCCTGCACAGGTCTCCGAAAACGTCAAGGCGTTTATGGATGAGGTCGGAAAGCGGAAGCCCGCAGATATCAAGGGTGATTTCGTCAAGTCCGTAGCGGTTTCTTCTACCATGGGCCCGGGCGTCCGGGTAGAGTATAAGTAG
- the rplJ gene encoding 50S ribosomal protein L10, whose protein sequence is MSEYTVKVQQHKTEAVEALKNQFKDISTYIFTDYRGLSVEQISELRAKLREQQAQLKVVKNRFAKIALKELDRPDVGDILTGPTAVALPGDEAGPVAKTLIDFAKDTPLEVKGGIIEGMVYDFAQVEAFSKLPTKLELISMLMSTMKAPVQNLALVLNAVPQKLVRTLQAVADKKQAEG, encoded by the coding sequence ATGAGTGAGTATACGGTAAAGGTTCAGCAGCACAAAACGGAAGCTGTTGAAGCCCTGAAAAACCAGTTTAAAGATATATCTACCTACATCTTCACTGATTACCGTGGGTTGTCGGTGGAACAGATTTCCGAGCTGCGGGCCAAGTTGAGGGAGCAGCAGGCGCAATTGAAGGTTGTGAAAAACCGCTTTGCCAAGATCGCCCTCAAGGAGCTCGACCGCCCCGATGTTGGGGATATTCTGACCGGGCCTACAGCTGTTGCGCTCCCGGGGGATGAAGCAGGTCCCGTTGCCAAGACCCTGATTGATTTCGCCAAGGATACTCCCCTGGAGGTGAAAGGCGGCATTATCGAGGGTATGGTGTATGATTTTGCCCAGGTCGAGGCATTTTCCAAGCTGCCCACCAAGCTGGAGCTTATCTCCATGCTTATGAGTACCATGAAGGCGCCGGTCCAGAACCTGGCCCTGGTGCTGAATGCGGTGCCTCAGAAGCTTGTACGTACACTGCAGGCAGTGGCGGACAAAAAGCAGGCGGAAGGCTGA
- the rplL gene encoding 50S ribosomal protein L7/L12, producing the protein MAITKDEILETIAGMSVLEVSELVKAMEEKFGVTAAAPVAVAAAPGAAAGGDAAAEDEQTEFDVILKSVADGKKIPVIKEVRAITGLGLKEAKEIVEAGDKAIKEGVSKEEAAQMKEKLEAAGGVVEVK; encoded by the coding sequence ATGGCTATCACCAAAGATGAAATTTTAGAAACAATTGCGGGCATGAGCGTGCTTGAGGTTTCCGAGCTCGTTAAGGCTATGGAAGAGAAGTTCGGCGTAACCGCTGCGGCTCCCGTAGCTGTTGCTGCGGCTCCCGGCGCTGCTGCCGGTGGCGATGCTGCTGCCGAGGATGAGCAGACTGAGTTCGACGTAATCCTCAAGAGTGTAGCTGACGGAAAGAAGATTCCCGTTATCAAAGAGGTCCGCGCCATAACCGGTCTCGGTCTGAAAGAGGCCAAAGAGATCGTTGAGGCCGGCGACAAGGCCATCAAAGAGGGGGTTTCCAAAGAGGAAGCTGCCCAGATGAAGGAGAAGCTTGAAGCAGCAGGCGGCGTTGTTGAGGTTAAATAA